A stretch of DNA from Bacillus marinisedimentorum:
GTCAATCAAACAGATGTCATCCATTTGAGCAGGGCGGGGGCGGAGCATATTCCGGCTGAAAGGTAAATAATGTTTTGGAGGTAATATCGGTGAATGAACAGCAATCGGCAGAAGAGTGGGGCGAGTATGAAGAACTAAAAGAAAAATTCATCCAAATAATCGCCAGTAATATGGGCTTGTATGGACTGAATCAGTCTATAGGCCGCCTGTACGGAACGATGTATTTCGCGGGTCAGCCGATGACGCTTGATGATATGCGGGAAGCCCTTCATATGAGTAAGACAAGCATGAGTACTGGCGTAAGGACCCTGCAGGAAATGAAAATGGTGGAACCTGTTTTTAAAAAAGGCATACGTAAGGACCTGTACCAGACATCTGAAGATTGGTACCAGTCGTTCATGGAACATTTCTCCAAACGATGGAAAAGCGGCACCAGGCGCAACGTGGAGGAAGCCGAAAAAGCGATAAAGAAATTGACCATGATTCGGGAAGAGACAGACGACAGCAGTCTGACAGCCCGGATTGATGAAGATATAGAAAAACTGGATTATGCTGCTGAATATTATTCATGGCTGCTTCAATTCATAGAAGTGGTGGAAACGGGCAAAATCTTTGATTTCATCCCGCGTCCGGAGCAGCCGAGGAAAAGGAGATGAATGGCGGAAGCCATGCATCTCCTTTTTTGCTGTCAGAGCGTTTTTCTCTGTTAATTAGAATGTGTCTACCTGGCCCAATTAGACTAAAGATGTTTTACATTCCATTTGAAATGTTGTACGGCAAAACCGAAACCCACACTGTTTTCCTTTACAAACAGATGACAAGTTATACAGCAAACATTCTAGTACGTGCAGTCCCCGCAACTCCTGAACCGGACTGGCAACATGGGAAATCAATGGCATTTCTGCTGCTATTAAGATAAAATAAAAGGTTGTATGGAAGATTGATAACGGCAGTAAGAATCGGCCGTGAAAGCACATAGATTAAAAGAGTGAGAAACGGAACGGGGGATATAGTGTGAAAAAAGGAATTGTCCATCATGAAGTGGGAGAGCAAGTCGATGTTTATTTGCTGATCAAGTCATCTGTTAAAAGTGTTGCAAGCAACGGGAAGCCTTTTTTGACCCTGATTTTTCAAGACAAATCAGGTGAAATCGAAGCTAAATTGTGGGATGCTTCCACAGAAGATGAACAGCATTATGCCGCTGAACAAATTGTGAAGGTAATCGGAGATATTACAAACTACCGCGGACGGAATCAGCTGAAAATCAGGAACATCCGCCCTGCTCATCCGAATGAGCAGGTCAAGCATGAGGACTTTATCGAAACGGCTCCTGTTTCGAAAGAAGAAATGCATGAACGGATCACGCGCTACATTTTTGAAATGAAAAATCCGAATATCCAGCGGATCACACGGCATCTTTTGAAGAAGCACCAGGAAGCGTTTTTCGATTTTCCTGCTGCGACGAAAAACCATCACGAGTTTGTATCAGGACTTGCATACCATGTAGTTTCGATGCTGGATCTTGCAAAGGCGATCGGAAATTTATATCCATCACTTGATACCGATTTACTGTATGCGGGTATCATTCTTCATGATCTTGGCAAAGTTACTGAGCTTTCAGGCCCGGTGGCCGCTTCTTATACAAAAGAAGGGATATTGCTTGGCCATATCAGCATCATGGTGAACGAAATCGGGAAAGCCTCCGAGGAACTTGCGATTGAGGGAGAAGAAGTGACGATATTGCAGCATCTCGTTCTCAGCCATCACGGCAAAGCGGAATGGGGCAGTCCGAAACCGCCAATGATCAAAGAAGCGGAGATTCTGCATTATATCGATAATCTTGATGCGAAAATGAATATGCTGGACCGGGCGCTTGATAAAGCCAAGCCGGGTGAATTTACAGAGCGGGTGTTTGCGCTGGAAAACCGTTCGTTTTATAAACCCACGTTCCATAACTGATGGATCAGGGGACGGCCTGTATTTAAAGAAGAATAGAGGGACTTTTGATGAAATGGAAAGATTGGGACCGGAACTTGAAGATTCGGCTCGTCGGTGAAGGGCTAATGAATGTCTTGTTCTGGACATTCTTCCCTTTCATGGCGATTTACTTTGCTGACACCCTTGGCAAAATGACAGCGGGGATGCTGCTGATCGGCTCACAGGTTGTGGCGGTGTTTGCAAACCTGTTTGGAGGGTATGCAGCAGACAGGTTTGGACGCAAGAAAATGATGGCCGCATCGGCGTTTGGACAGGGAATCGCCTTCGTGATGTTTGCTTACGCGAATTCACCTTGGTATCAGTCGGCACTTGTCACATTCCTGGCGTTTACTGCCCTGGGTGTTTTCGGTTCTTTGTATTGGCCTGCAAGCCACGCCATGGTGGCTGATGTTGTTCCGGAAGAACACAGAAGCTCCGTCTTTGCCGTTTTTTATACCGCAATCAACATCGCTGTAGTATTCGGACCGGTATTAGGCGGGTACTTTTTCTTTGAGCACAGATTCGGACTGCTTGTTGCCGCGGCTTTGATCAGCTTCGGGATGTTCGCAGTCCTGCAACGTTTTTTGAGGGAAACGATTCCTGATGCAGGGAACAGGCCAATGATGAAGAACAATCAGAATGTGAATTGGCACCAGGCTCTTTTATCGCAGTTGGAGGATTACCGGGTGATTTTGTATGACCGTACGTTTTTAATGTTCATTGCGGCGGGCATTCTCGTTGCCCAGACGTTCATGCAGATGGATTTATTGATGGCGGTATACACGAACGAAGTGATTGGAAAACAGACGCTGTTTGCACTAGGCGGATGGGAACTGACAATAACAGGTGAAAAGGCGTTCAGCTTGATCATTGCTGAAAATGGCCTCCTTGTCGCTCTTTTTACAGTCATTGTGACCAGGTGGATTGCAAAATACCCGGAACACAGGGTATTCGTTGCATCCTCGCTTACATATGCCGCCGCCATTTTATTATTCGGCAGCACCGGCAATGTATGGGTGCTATTTGCGGCAATGGCCGTATTTACGGCAGCTGAATTGATGGTTGTGGGCATACAGGAAAGCTTTATTGCAAAATTGGC
This window harbors:
- a CDS encoding GbsR/MarR family transcriptional regulator — translated: MNEQQSAEEWGEYEELKEKFIQIIASNMGLYGLNQSIGRLYGTMYFAGQPMTLDDMREALHMSKTSMSTGVRTLQEMKMVEPVFKKGIRKDLYQTSEDWYQSFMEHFSKRWKSGTRRNVEEAEKAIKKLTMIREETDDSSLTARIDEDIEKLDYAAEYYSWLLQFIEVVETGKIFDFIPRPEQPRKRR
- the yhaM gene encoding 3'-5' exoribonuclease YhaM, with translation MKKGIVHHEVGEQVDVYLLIKSSVKSVASNGKPFLTLIFQDKSGEIEAKLWDASTEDEQHYAAEQIVKVIGDITNYRGRNQLKIRNIRPAHPNEQVKHEDFIETAPVSKEEMHERITRYIFEMKNPNIQRITRHLLKKHQEAFFDFPAATKNHHEFVSGLAYHVVSMLDLAKAIGNLYPSLDTDLLYAGIILHDLGKVTELSGPVAASYTKEGILLGHISIMVNEIGKASEELAIEGEEVTILQHLVLSHHGKAEWGSPKPPMIKEAEILHYIDNLDAKMNMLDRALDKAKPGEFTERVFALENRSFYKPTFHN
- a CDS encoding MDR family MFS transporter, with amino-acid sequence MKWKDWDRNLKIRLVGEGLMNVLFWTFFPFMAIYFADTLGKMTAGMLLIGSQVVAVFANLFGGYAADRFGRKKMMAASAFGQGIAFVMFAYANSPWYQSALVTFLAFTALGVFGSLYWPASHAMVADVVPEEHRSSVFAVFYTAINIAVVFGPVLGGYFFFEHRFGLLVAAALISFGMFAVLQRFLRETIPDAGNRPMMKNNQNVNWHQALLSQLEDYRVILYDRTFLMFIAAGILVAQTFMQMDLLMAVYTNEVIGKQTLFALGGWELTITGEKAFSLIIAENGLLVALFTVIVTRWIAKYPEHRVFVASSLTYAAAILLFGSTGNVWVLFAAMAVFTAAELMVVGIQESFIAKLAPEAMRGQYFAAASLRFTIGRTIAPISIPLTLWVGYGWTFAILSLLAVLAAVLYYSMFKRMKAVGNGSTPEPAETA